A genomic segment from Micropterus dolomieu isolate WLL.071019.BEF.003 ecotype Adirondacks linkage group LG03, ASM2129224v1, whole genome shotgun sequence encodes:
- the lpcat3 gene encoding lysophospholipid acyltransferase 5, producing the protein MAAPLLENLSESLGSPEPAVRLILSIIIGYPCALVYRRFLFYQPAAVIHLFHVFSGVALAAFNFGSQIYHSAVCILIQFLMLRLMGRTVTTVLSSFTFQMVYLLAGYYYTATEEYDIKWTMPHCVLTLKLVGLTFDYYDGGKEPSQLSSEQKKAALPSVPSLLEVCGFSYFYGGFLVGPQFTLRSYQRLVAGELSDCPGKPPNSIVPALKRFALGFLCLAIYAIFSPYYPDSYFLTDEYEAQPFWYRCVFLLIWAKVILYKYVSCWVIAEGVCILSGLGYNGVVDGKHQWDACANMKVWLFETTPLFGGTISSFNINTNAWAARHVFKRLKFLGNKTLSHVTTLFFLTIWHGLHSGYVLCFSMEFFIITVERQALALVRDSPLLTKLANSAFYPLIYIVQQFLHWLFMGYPLVPFCLFTYDKWLKVYSSIYFCGHVFFLVAFLSIPYLRKVLVPRKERSPIKQD; encoded by the exons ATGGCGGCTCCCTTGCTGGAGAATCTGTCGGAGTCCTTAGGTTCCCCGGAGCCAGCGGTTCGACTAATATTATCTATAATAATCG GGTATCCCTGTGCTCTTGTGTACCGGCGGTTCTTGTTCTACCAGCCTGCCGCAGTTATACACTTGTTCCACGTGTTCTCCGGAGTGGCTCTAGCAGCATTCAACTTTG GCTCTCAGATCTATCACTCCGCAGTATGCATCCTCATCCAATTCCTGATGCTGAGGCTCATGGGAAGGACGGTAACAACTGTCCTGAGCAGCTTTACCTTTCAAATG GTATACCTGCTGGCAGGGTATTACTACACAGCGACGGAGGAGTATGACATCAAGTGGACTATGCCTCATTGTGTCCTCACACTCAAACTTGTTG GTTTGACATTTGATTACTATGACGGCGGGAAGGAACCA TCCCAGTTGAGTTCAGAACAGAAGAAAGCAGCTCTGCCTTCTGTGCCCTCTCTGCTCGAAGTGTGCGGCTTTTCCTACTTCTATGGAGGCTTCCTGGTGGGGCCCCAGTTTACATTGCGCAGCTACCAGAGGCTGGTGGCAGGGGAGCTCTCCGACTGCCCAGGAAAGCCTCCAAACAG CATTGTGCCGGCTTTGAAGAGGTTTGCTCTGGGTTTTCTCTGCTTGGCGATATATGCAATATTTAGTCCCTATTACCCAGACAGTTACTTCTTAACAGATGAGTATGAG GCTCAGCCCTTCTGGTATcgttgtgtgtttttactgattTGGGCTAAAGTCATTTTGTATAAATATGTCAGCTGTTGGGTTATAGCG GAGGGTGTATGTATATTATCTGGACTAGGCTACAATGGTGTAGTGGATGGGAAGCACCAGTGGGATGCCTGTGCCAATATGAAGGTGTGGCTCTTTGAAACCACGCCGCTTTTTGGAGGAACCATTTCTTCCTTCAACATCAACACAAATGCCTGGGCTGCCAG acaTGTCTTCAAGCGGTTGAAATTCCTGGGCAATAAAACCCTCTCTCATGTGACCACACTCTTCTTTCTGACGATTTGGCATGGTCTTCACTCCGGATACGTCTTGTGCTTCTCCATGGAGTTCTTCATCATCACTGTAGAGAGACAG GCCCTTGCACTAGTGAGGGACAGTCCCTTGCTGACAAAGCTGGCCAACAGCGCATTCTACCCTCTCATCTATATAGTCCAACAGTTTCTCCACTGGCTCTTCATGGGCTACCCTCTAGTGCCATTCTGCCTCTTCACCTATGACAAATGGCTCAAG gtgtATTCGTCCATCTATTTTTGCGGTCACGTATTCTTCCTCGTAGCCTTTTTAAGCATACCATACCTCCGTAAGGTGCTGGTGCCTAGGAAAGAGCGGAGTCCGATAAAGCAGGACTAA
- the clstn3 gene encoding calsyntenin-3 isoform X2 produces MHVLYPPLPSLHPVAPSTFPFLPQMDRMNFLSFFLLCLTSVANGNKANKHKPWIETEYQGIVMENDNTVLLNPPLFALDKDAPLHYAGEICGFRVHNGPSGSGSVQFEAVVLDRSTGEGLVRSKEPLDCESQREHSFTIQAYDCGEGPDGVNSKKSHKATVHVRVNDVNEFSPVFVERRYEASVPEGRLFDRIVRVEALDADCSPQYSQICFYDIITPNVPFAIDNDGNIKNTEPLDSKHQRVYTFWVTAFDCGKNRAQADAQVVVTVKPSCKPGWIGWTKRVEYTPGSGSIPLFPSLHLETCEETVWNIQATVELQTGHIGKGCDRDSYSDRSVRRLCGAVRGEVDLLPPPSPAANWTSALPTLPSSDSSLVFSFNGSNHVAVVPDSVVSALSGDHFTLQLWMRRGGANIQAATTQTRGNRKEEEIIVCSTVKNDDSFSHYSLSVHGCRLSLFYWPDVSAARPVKFLWKLEQVCDSEWHHLSLSVQFPSVTLYVDGVTFDPALIHDNGAIPNPAPRQRMFIGACWEPEEKQKEILNNTIPEVKYVGGYHGLLSGVTVRPGSVEPHSVVECLYACREGLDFGDLETLGSGMKVHVNPSQSVLVLEGDDIESFNRAVQQVTYRNSLRFATPGVRPLKLTTSLRCFNEESCLSLKQLEGYLVVLQPDAPQISLSGVGPHLARPAPEFEGPRGVPLFPELRIVCSLSHAVNTAAQGMEGGALMSDAVAHTLDGCEVQPLGEELNPEREELLVDMDVVRERGLEIINTTAYIAITGAESISVYEDVLRSVRYRLAKGSARFERRFRLSCSEMNGRYTSNELTLEVNFLHSLDSLYHPSHLLASQQQFLHPSHHAGELSGHTLPNPHRNSVVPGAATVIIMVCVGFLVVMVILGVFRIRSIHRRGEGARGGAKEGSSQWDDSALTIIVNPMESYESRMGISADMEGEGEEDEEVAESPDDASDDQRIIIKKEGRDGNARRY; encoded by the exons ATGCATGTACTGTATCCCCCCCTTCCCTCACTCCACCCCGTTGCCCCCTCTActtttcctttcctccctcAGATGGACAGAATGAattttctctccttcttcctcctttgcttGACTTCGGTTGCCAATGGCAACAAAG CCAATAAGCACAAGCCATGGATCGAGACAGAGTACCAGGGGATTGTCATGGAGAACGACAACACCGTGCTACTCAATCCCCCTCTCTTTGCCCTGGACAAAGATGCTCCACTACACTACGCTG GTGAAATCTGTGGCTTCCGGGTACACAATGGCCCCTCGGGTTCAGGTTCAGTCCAGTTCGAAGCGGTGGTCCTGGACCGCTCCACTGGCGAGGGTCTGGTCCGGTCCAAGGAGCCGCTGGACTGTGAGAGCCAGCGAGAGCACAGCTTCACCATCCAGGCCTACGACTGCGGAGAGGGACCTGACGGAGTCAACAGCAAGAAGTCCCACAA GGCCACAGTGCATGTTCGTGTAAACGACGTCAATGAGTTCTCCCCCGTGTTCGTTGAGCGTCGCTACGAGGCTTCAGTCCCAGAAGGGCGTCTGTTTGACCGAATCGTGCGTGTGGAGGCTCTGGATGCTGACTGCTCCCCGCAGTACAGCCAGATTTGCTTCTATGACATCATCACTCCCAATGTGCCCTTCGCTATTGACAATGATG GTAACATTAAGAACACAGAGCCACTGGATTCGAAGCATCAGCGCGTTTACACCTTCTGGGTGACCGCCTTTGACTGTGGAAAGAACCGTGCTCAGGCTGATGCCCAGGTTGTTGTCACGGTCAAGCCGTCCTGCAAACCTGGCTGGATCG GATGGACCAAGCGTGTGGAGTATACACCTGGGTCAGGTAGCATCCCGCTGTTCCCCAGCCTGCATCTGGAGACCTGCGAAGAGACCGTGTGGAACATCCAGGCCACCGTGGAGCTCCAGACCGGCCACATTGGGAAGGGCTGTGACCGAGACAGTTACTCTGACAGATCTGTGCGACGACTGTGTG GTGCTGTCAGGGGTGAAGTAGACCTCCTCCCACCTCCGTCTCCTGCTGCCAACTGGACCTCAGCTCTGCCCACTCTCCCCTCTTCTGATTCATCTCTGGTCTTCTCCTTCAACGGATCCAACCATGTTGCTGTGGTGCCCGATTCGGTTGTCTCAGCTTTGTCAGGTGACCACTTCACCCTGCAGCTGTGGATGCGAAGGGGTGGCGCCAATATCCAGGCTGCCACCACTCAGACCAGAGGAAATCGCAAGGAGGAGGAGATAATTGTGTGCAGCACTGTCAAGAACG ATGACTCCTTCTCACACTATTCCCTCTCTGTCCACGGCTGCCGCCTATCTCTCTTCTACTGGCCCGACGTCTCAGCCGCACGGCCCGTCAAGTTCTTGTGGAAATTGGAGCAG GTGTGTGACAGCGAGTGGCATCATCTTTCACTCAGTGTCCAGTTCCCCTCGGTGACCCTGTATGTCGATGGTGTGACCTTCGACCCCGCCCTCATCCATGACAATGGAGCCATCCCCAACCCTGCCCCCCGCCAGAGAATGTTCATCGGCGCCTGCTGGG AGCCTGAAGAAAAGCAGAAGGAGATACTTAACAACACCATCCCTGAGG TGAAGTATGTGGGCGGCTACCATGGCCTGTTGTCCGGGGTGACGGTGCGTCCCGGCAGCGTGGAGCCTCACAGCGTGGTCGAGTGTCTGTACGCCTGCAGGGAGGGCCTGGACTTTGGAGACCTGGAGACTCTGGGCTCTGGCATGAAG GTTCATGTGAACCCCAGCCAGTCGGTGTTAGTACTGGAGGGAGACGACATTGAGAGCTTTAACCGTGCAGTGCAGCAGGTCACCTACAGAAACTCTCTACGCTTTGCCACTCCTGGAGTCCGACCACTGAAACTTACCACCTCTCTCAg ATGTTTCAACGAGGAGAGCTGCCTGTCCCTCAAGCAGCTGGAAGGATACCTGGTGGTTCTCCAGCCTGATGCCCCTCAGATCTCTCTGTCTGGTGTCGGCCCTCATCTGGCTCGACCTGCCCCTGAGTTTGAAGGTCCTCGTGGTGTCCCCCTTTTCCCTGAGCTCCGGATAGTGTGTTCCTTGTCTCATGCTGTCAACacggctgcacaggggatggaGGGTGGAG CTCTGATGTCCGATGCAGTGGCTCACACTTTGGATGGCTGTGAGGTCCAACCACTGGGGGAGGAGTTAAACCCGGAGAGGGAGGAGCTTCTTGTGGACATGGATGTTGTGCGAGAGAGGGGACTGGAAATCATCAATACCACTGCTTATATTGCCATCACAG GTGCTGAATCCATCTCTGTGTACGAGGATGTCCTTCGCTCAGTCCGCTACCGACTGGCTAAAGGCTCAGCCCGCTTTGAGAGGCGGTTCCGCCTGTCCTGCTCTGAGATGAATGGCAGATACACCAGCAATGAGTTGACACTGGAG GTAAACTTCCTCCACTCTCTGGACAGTCTGTACCACCCATCCCATTTGCTGGCATCCCAGCAGCAATTTCTCCATCCATCTCACCATGCTGGGGAGCTGAGTGGACACACCCTCCCCAATCCACACCGCAACTCAG tggTGCCAGGAGCCGCCACCGTCATCATAatggtgtgtgtgggtttcctggTTGTTATGGTGATCCTTGGTGTTTTCCGAATTCGGTCCATCCATCGCCGTGGTGAAGGTGCCAGGGGCGGGGCTAAGGAGGGCAGCAGCCAATGGGACGACTCTGCCCTCACCATCATCGTCAACCCTATGGAG TCCTATGAGTCTCGCATGGGCATCTCTGCTGAcatggagggggagggggaggaggatgaggaggtagCCGAGTCACCTGACGATGCCAGCGACGACCAACGAATTATCATCAAGAAGGAGGGGAGGGACGGCAACGCCCGTCGTTACTGA
- the clstn3 gene encoding calsyntenin-3 isoform X3, with translation MDRMNFLSFFLLCLTSVANGNKANKHKPWIETEYQGIVMENDNTVLLNPPLFALDKDAPLHYAGEICGFRVHNGPSGSGSVQFEAVVLDRSTGEGLVRSKEPLDCESQREHSFTIQAYDCGEGPDGVNSKKSHKATVHVRVNDVNEFSPVFVERRYEASVPEGRLFDRIVRVEALDADCSPQYSQICFYDIITPNVPFAIDNDGNIKNTEPLDSKHQRVYTFWVTAFDCGKNRAQADAQVVVTVKPSCKPGWIGWTKRVEYTPGSGSIPLFPSLHLETCEETVWNIQATVELQTGHIGKGCDRDSYSDRSVRRLCGAVRGEVDLLPPPSPAANWTSALPTLPSSDSSLVFSFNGSNHVAVVPDSVVSALSGDHFTLQLWMRRGGANIQAATTQTRGNRKEEEIIVCSTVKNDDSFSHYSLSVHGCRLSLFYWPDVSAARPVKFLWKLEQVCDSEWHHLSLSVQFPSVTLYVDGVTFDPALIHDNGAIPNPAPRQRMFIGACWEPEEKQKEILNNTIPEGKDSVKYVGGYHGLLSGVTVRPGSVEPHSVVECLYACREGLDFGDLETLGSGMKVHVNPSQSVLVLEGDDIESFNRAVQQVTYRNSLRFATPGVRPLKLTTSLRCFNEESCLSLKQLEGYLVVLQPDAPQISLSGVGPHLARPAPEFEGPRGVPLFPELRIVCSLSHAVNTAAQGMEGGALMSDAVAHTLDGCEVQPLGEELNPEREELLVDMDVVRERGLEIINTTAYIAITGAESISVYEDVLRSVRYRLAKGSARFERRFRLSCSEMNGRYTSNELTLEVNFLHSLDSLYHPSHLLASQQQFLHPSHHAGELSGHTLPNPHRNSVVPGAATVIIMVCVGFLVVMVILGVFRIRSIHRRGEGARGGAKEGSSQWDDSALTIIVNPMESYESRMGISADMEGEGEEDEEVAESPDDASDDQRIIIKKEGRDGNARRY, from the exons ATGGACAGAATGAattttctctccttcttcctcctttgcttGACTTCGGTTGCCAATGGCAACAAAG CCAATAAGCACAAGCCATGGATCGAGACAGAGTACCAGGGGATTGTCATGGAGAACGACAACACCGTGCTACTCAATCCCCCTCTCTTTGCCCTGGACAAAGATGCTCCACTACACTACGCTG GTGAAATCTGTGGCTTCCGGGTACACAATGGCCCCTCGGGTTCAGGTTCAGTCCAGTTCGAAGCGGTGGTCCTGGACCGCTCCACTGGCGAGGGTCTGGTCCGGTCCAAGGAGCCGCTGGACTGTGAGAGCCAGCGAGAGCACAGCTTCACCATCCAGGCCTACGACTGCGGAGAGGGACCTGACGGAGTCAACAGCAAGAAGTCCCACAA GGCCACAGTGCATGTTCGTGTAAACGACGTCAATGAGTTCTCCCCCGTGTTCGTTGAGCGTCGCTACGAGGCTTCAGTCCCAGAAGGGCGTCTGTTTGACCGAATCGTGCGTGTGGAGGCTCTGGATGCTGACTGCTCCCCGCAGTACAGCCAGATTTGCTTCTATGACATCATCACTCCCAATGTGCCCTTCGCTATTGACAATGATG GTAACATTAAGAACACAGAGCCACTGGATTCGAAGCATCAGCGCGTTTACACCTTCTGGGTGACCGCCTTTGACTGTGGAAAGAACCGTGCTCAGGCTGATGCCCAGGTTGTTGTCACGGTCAAGCCGTCCTGCAAACCTGGCTGGATCG GATGGACCAAGCGTGTGGAGTATACACCTGGGTCAGGTAGCATCCCGCTGTTCCCCAGCCTGCATCTGGAGACCTGCGAAGAGACCGTGTGGAACATCCAGGCCACCGTGGAGCTCCAGACCGGCCACATTGGGAAGGGCTGTGACCGAGACAGTTACTCTGACAGATCTGTGCGACGACTGTGTG GTGCTGTCAGGGGTGAAGTAGACCTCCTCCCACCTCCGTCTCCTGCTGCCAACTGGACCTCAGCTCTGCCCACTCTCCCCTCTTCTGATTCATCTCTGGTCTTCTCCTTCAACGGATCCAACCATGTTGCTGTGGTGCCCGATTCGGTTGTCTCAGCTTTGTCAGGTGACCACTTCACCCTGCAGCTGTGGATGCGAAGGGGTGGCGCCAATATCCAGGCTGCCACCACTCAGACCAGAGGAAATCGCAAGGAGGAGGAGATAATTGTGTGCAGCACTGTCAAGAACG ATGACTCCTTCTCACACTATTCCCTCTCTGTCCACGGCTGCCGCCTATCTCTCTTCTACTGGCCCGACGTCTCAGCCGCACGGCCCGTCAAGTTCTTGTGGAAATTGGAGCAG GTGTGTGACAGCGAGTGGCATCATCTTTCACTCAGTGTCCAGTTCCCCTCGGTGACCCTGTATGTCGATGGTGTGACCTTCGACCCCGCCCTCATCCATGACAATGGAGCCATCCCCAACCCTGCCCCCCGCCAGAGAATGTTCATCGGCGCCTGCTGGG AGCCTGAAGAAAAGCAGAAGGAGATACTTAACAACACCATCCCTGAGGGTAAAGACTCAG TGAAGTATGTGGGCGGCTACCATGGCCTGTTGTCCGGGGTGACGGTGCGTCCCGGCAGCGTGGAGCCTCACAGCGTGGTCGAGTGTCTGTACGCCTGCAGGGAGGGCCTGGACTTTGGAGACCTGGAGACTCTGGGCTCTGGCATGAAG GTTCATGTGAACCCCAGCCAGTCGGTGTTAGTACTGGAGGGAGACGACATTGAGAGCTTTAACCGTGCAGTGCAGCAGGTCACCTACAGAAACTCTCTACGCTTTGCCACTCCTGGAGTCCGACCACTGAAACTTACCACCTCTCTCAg ATGTTTCAACGAGGAGAGCTGCCTGTCCCTCAAGCAGCTGGAAGGATACCTGGTGGTTCTCCAGCCTGATGCCCCTCAGATCTCTCTGTCTGGTGTCGGCCCTCATCTGGCTCGACCTGCCCCTGAGTTTGAAGGTCCTCGTGGTGTCCCCCTTTTCCCTGAGCTCCGGATAGTGTGTTCCTTGTCTCATGCTGTCAACacggctgcacaggggatggaGGGTGGAG CTCTGATGTCCGATGCAGTGGCTCACACTTTGGATGGCTGTGAGGTCCAACCACTGGGGGAGGAGTTAAACCCGGAGAGGGAGGAGCTTCTTGTGGACATGGATGTTGTGCGAGAGAGGGGACTGGAAATCATCAATACCACTGCTTATATTGCCATCACAG GTGCTGAATCCATCTCTGTGTACGAGGATGTCCTTCGCTCAGTCCGCTACCGACTGGCTAAAGGCTCAGCCCGCTTTGAGAGGCGGTTCCGCCTGTCCTGCTCTGAGATGAATGGCAGATACACCAGCAATGAGTTGACACTGGAG GTAAACTTCCTCCACTCTCTGGACAGTCTGTACCACCCATCCCATTTGCTGGCATCCCAGCAGCAATTTCTCCATCCATCTCACCATGCTGGGGAGCTGAGTGGACACACCCTCCCCAATCCACACCGCAACTCAG tggTGCCAGGAGCCGCCACCGTCATCATAatggtgtgtgtgggtttcctggTTGTTATGGTGATCCTTGGTGTTTTCCGAATTCGGTCCATCCATCGCCGTGGTGAAGGTGCCAGGGGCGGGGCTAAGGAGGGCAGCAGCCAATGGGACGACTCTGCCCTCACCATCATCGTCAACCCTATGGAG TCCTATGAGTCTCGCATGGGCATCTCTGCTGAcatggagggggagggggaggaggatgaggaggtagCCGAGTCACCTGACGATGCCAGCGACGACCAACGAATTATCATCAAGAAGGAGGGGAGGGACGGCAACGCCCGTCGTTACTGA
- the clstn3 gene encoding calsyntenin-3 isoform X1, with protein MHVLYPPLPSLHPVAPSTFPFLPQMDRMNFLSFFLLCLTSVANGNKANKHKPWIETEYQGIVMENDNTVLLNPPLFALDKDAPLHYAGEICGFRVHNGPSGSGSVQFEAVVLDRSTGEGLVRSKEPLDCESQREHSFTIQAYDCGEGPDGVNSKKSHKATVHVRVNDVNEFSPVFVERRYEASVPEGRLFDRIVRVEALDADCSPQYSQICFYDIITPNVPFAIDNDGNIKNTEPLDSKHQRVYTFWVTAFDCGKNRAQADAQVVVTVKPSCKPGWIGWTKRVEYTPGSGSIPLFPSLHLETCEETVWNIQATVELQTGHIGKGCDRDSYSDRSVRRLCGAVRGEVDLLPPPSPAANWTSALPTLPSSDSSLVFSFNGSNHVAVVPDSVVSALSGDHFTLQLWMRRGGANIQAATTQTRGNRKEEEIIVCSTVKNDDSFSHYSLSVHGCRLSLFYWPDVSAARPVKFLWKLEQVCDSEWHHLSLSVQFPSVTLYVDGVTFDPALIHDNGAIPNPAPRQRMFIGACWEPEEKQKEILNNTIPEGKDSVKYVGGYHGLLSGVTVRPGSVEPHSVVECLYACREGLDFGDLETLGSGMKVHVNPSQSVLVLEGDDIESFNRAVQQVTYRNSLRFATPGVRPLKLTTSLRCFNEESCLSLKQLEGYLVVLQPDAPQISLSGVGPHLARPAPEFEGPRGVPLFPELRIVCSLSHAVNTAAQGMEGGALMSDAVAHTLDGCEVQPLGEELNPEREELLVDMDVVRERGLEIINTTAYIAITGAESISVYEDVLRSVRYRLAKGSARFERRFRLSCSEMNGRYTSNELTLEVNFLHSLDSLYHPSHLLASQQQFLHPSHHAGELSGHTLPNPHRNSVVPGAATVIIMVCVGFLVVMVILGVFRIRSIHRRGEGARGGAKEGSSQWDDSALTIIVNPMESYESRMGISADMEGEGEEDEEVAESPDDASDDQRIIIKKEGRDGNARRY; from the exons ATGCATGTACTGTATCCCCCCCTTCCCTCACTCCACCCCGTTGCCCCCTCTActtttcctttcctccctcAGATGGACAGAATGAattttctctccttcttcctcctttgcttGACTTCGGTTGCCAATGGCAACAAAG CCAATAAGCACAAGCCATGGATCGAGACAGAGTACCAGGGGATTGTCATGGAGAACGACAACACCGTGCTACTCAATCCCCCTCTCTTTGCCCTGGACAAAGATGCTCCACTACACTACGCTG GTGAAATCTGTGGCTTCCGGGTACACAATGGCCCCTCGGGTTCAGGTTCAGTCCAGTTCGAAGCGGTGGTCCTGGACCGCTCCACTGGCGAGGGTCTGGTCCGGTCCAAGGAGCCGCTGGACTGTGAGAGCCAGCGAGAGCACAGCTTCACCATCCAGGCCTACGACTGCGGAGAGGGACCTGACGGAGTCAACAGCAAGAAGTCCCACAA GGCCACAGTGCATGTTCGTGTAAACGACGTCAATGAGTTCTCCCCCGTGTTCGTTGAGCGTCGCTACGAGGCTTCAGTCCCAGAAGGGCGTCTGTTTGACCGAATCGTGCGTGTGGAGGCTCTGGATGCTGACTGCTCCCCGCAGTACAGCCAGATTTGCTTCTATGACATCATCACTCCCAATGTGCCCTTCGCTATTGACAATGATG GTAACATTAAGAACACAGAGCCACTGGATTCGAAGCATCAGCGCGTTTACACCTTCTGGGTGACCGCCTTTGACTGTGGAAAGAACCGTGCTCAGGCTGATGCCCAGGTTGTTGTCACGGTCAAGCCGTCCTGCAAACCTGGCTGGATCG GATGGACCAAGCGTGTGGAGTATACACCTGGGTCAGGTAGCATCCCGCTGTTCCCCAGCCTGCATCTGGAGACCTGCGAAGAGACCGTGTGGAACATCCAGGCCACCGTGGAGCTCCAGACCGGCCACATTGGGAAGGGCTGTGACCGAGACAGTTACTCTGACAGATCTGTGCGACGACTGTGTG GTGCTGTCAGGGGTGAAGTAGACCTCCTCCCACCTCCGTCTCCTGCTGCCAACTGGACCTCAGCTCTGCCCACTCTCCCCTCTTCTGATTCATCTCTGGTCTTCTCCTTCAACGGATCCAACCATGTTGCTGTGGTGCCCGATTCGGTTGTCTCAGCTTTGTCAGGTGACCACTTCACCCTGCAGCTGTGGATGCGAAGGGGTGGCGCCAATATCCAGGCTGCCACCACTCAGACCAGAGGAAATCGCAAGGAGGAGGAGATAATTGTGTGCAGCACTGTCAAGAACG ATGACTCCTTCTCACACTATTCCCTCTCTGTCCACGGCTGCCGCCTATCTCTCTTCTACTGGCCCGACGTCTCAGCCGCACGGCCCGTCAAGTTCTTGTGGAAATTGGAGCAG GTGTGTGACAGCGAGTGGCATCATCTTTCACTCAGTGTCCAGTTCCCCTCGGTGACCCTGTATGTCGATGGTGTGACCTTCGACCCCGCCCTCATCCATGACAATGGAGCCATCCCCAACCCTGCCCCCCGCCAGAGAATGTTCATCGGCGCCTGCTGGG AGCCTGAAGAAAAGCAGAAGGAGATACTTAACAACACCATCCCTGAGGGTAAAGACTCAG TGAAGTATGTGGGCGGCTACCATGGCCTGTTGTCCGGGGTGACGGTGCGTCCCGGCAGCGTGGAGCCTCACAGCGTGGTCGAGTGTCTGTACGCCTGCAGGGAGGGCCTGGACTTTGGAGACCTGGAGACTCTGGGCTCTGGCATGAAG GTTCATGTGAACCCCAGCCAGTCGGTGTTAGTACTGGAGGGAGACGACATTGAGAGCTTTAACCGTGCAGTGCAGCAGGTCACCTACAGAAACTCTCTACGCTTTGCCACTCCTGGAGTCCGACCACTGAAACTTACCACCTCTCTCAg ATGTTTCAACGAGGAGAGCTGCCTGTCCCTCAAGCAGCTGGAAGGATACCTGGTGGTTCTCCAGCCTGATGCCCCTCAGATCTCTCTGTCTGGTGTCGGCCCTCATCTGGCTCGACCTGCCCCTGAGTTTGAAGGTCCTCGTGGTGTCCCCCTTTTCCCTGAGCTCCGGATAGTGTGTTCCTTGTCTCATGCTGTCAACacggctgcacaggggatggaGGGTGGAG CTCTGATGTCCGATGCAGTGGCTCACACTTTGGATGGCTGTGAGGTCCAACCACTGGGGGAGGAGTTAAACCCGGAGAGGGAGGAGCTTCTTGTGGACATGGATGTTGTGCGAGAGAGGGGACTGGAAATCATCAATACCACTGCTTATATTGCCATCACAG GTGCTGAATCCATCTCTGTGTACGAGGATGTCCTTCGCTCAGTCCGCTACCGACTGGCTAAAGGCTCAGCCCGCTTTGAGAGGCGGTTCCGCCTGTCCTGCTCTGAGATGAATGGCAGATACACCAGCAATGAGTTGACACTGGAG GTAAACTTCCTCCACTCTCTGGACAGTCTGTACCACCCATCCCATTTGCTGGCATCCCAGCAGCAATTTCTCCATCCATCTCACCATGCTGGGGAGCTGAGTGGACACACCCTCCCCAATCCACACCGCAACTCAG tggTGCCAGGAGCCGCCACCGTCATCATAatggtgtgtgtgggtttcctggTTGTTATGGTGATCCTTGGTGTTTTCCGAATTCGGTCCATCCATCGCCGTGGTGAAGGTGCCAGGGGCGGGGCTAAGGAGGGCAGCAGCCAATGGGACGACTCTGCCCTCACCATCATCGTCAACCCTATGGAG TCCTATGAGTCTCGCATGGGCATCTCTGCTGAcatggagggggagggggaggaggatgaggaggtagCCGAGTCACCTGACGATGCCAGCGACGACCAACGAATTATCATCAAGAAGGAGGGGAGGGACGGCAACGCCCGTCGTTACTGA
- the tpi1b gene encoding triosephosphate isomerase B — protein MSRKFFVGGNWKMNGDKKSLGELIQTLNGAKVDPNVEVVCGAPTIYLDFVRSKLDAKFGVAAQNCYKVSKGAFTGEISPAMIKDCGVNWVILGHSERRHVFGESNELIGQKTAHALESGLGVIACIGEKLDEREGGITEKVVFAQTKVIADNVKDWSKVVLAYEPVWAIGTGKTASPQQAQEVHEKLREWLKTNVSEAVASSVRIIYGGSVTGATCKELGSQKDVDGFLVGGASLKPEFVEIINAKA, from the exons ATGAGCAGGAAATTCTTCGTTGGTGGAAACTGGAAAATGAACGGCGACAAGAAAAGCCTCGGGGAGCTCATCCAGACCCTGAACGGAGCCAAGGTGGACCCCAATGTCG AGGTGGTATGCGGTGCTCCGACAATCTACCTGGACTTTGTCAGGTCCAAGCTCGACGCCAAGTTCGGCGTTGCTGCTCAGAACTGCTACAAAGTTTCCAAGGGAGCCTTCACTGGGGAGATCAG CCCTGCAATGATCAAGGACTGTGGTGTGAACTGGGTGATCCTGGGACACTCTGAGAGGCGCCACGTCTTCGGAGAGAGCAATGAG ctCATTGGTCAGAAGACAGCCCACGCTCTGGAGAGTGGTCTCGGTGTCATCGCCTGCATTGGCGAGAAGCTGGACGAGAGGGAGGGCGGCATCACCGAGAAGGTCGTCTTTGCTCAGACCAAGGTCATTGCAG ACAATGTAAAGGACTGGAGCAAGGTTGTGCTTGCTTACGAGCCTGTGTGGGCCATTGGCACCGGCAAGACTGCTTCCCCACAGCAG GCCCAGGAAGTTCATGAGAAACTGAGGGAGTGGCTGAAGACCAACGTGTCTGAGGCTGTAGCCAGCTCTGTGAGGATCATCTATGGAG GTTCTGTGACCGGTGCTACCTGCAAAGAACTCGGCTCCCAGAAGGACGTTGACGGTTTCCTTGTGGGCGGAGCCTCCCTCAAGCCAGAGTTTGTCGAAATCATCAACGCCAAGGCATAA